Sequence from the Agarivorans sp. Alg241-V36 genome:
ATATCATTGTCAAATCGGTTTAACAACTATTTATTCTAACAAATGGTTAGATTTTGGACATGTAAACAGCTACTACCGGTCCAAAGCAAACTTCACCACCCAAAGGGCATTCAATCAATTAACCATTACTTCAAATTGGGTTGAAAAATCATCTTCAAATACAAAAAAAATATCGGCTGAAGCCAACTGGTTTGAAAAGTTGCCCCTTACTCTGCGTAGTTTTATTCCTCAGTATCTAGGTACCCACAAGACTAATCAAAACGCTTCCTACCGTTTAGAGTATTTACACCTTACTGCCCTCAATGAGTTGTATGTATTTAGTGAACTTTCTTTAAATACCTGGGAACAGATTCTCGACGGTTGCATGCAGTTTTTAAAAGCCTGTCAAAGTGAAGAAGCCCCCAATACATCACCAGCCAACCCACTATCTGAATTACTAGAAAATAAAACTCGTGACCGACTCAACGAGTACTGCCATGACCAAAAGATATTACTATCCGATGAGTGGGTTTATAACAAAGAAAAACCTATCGCTTTAGCTGACATTCTCCATGAAAGCAGCAAGCATCTGCCTAAGTCTTTACCCAATTCTCAGCAAACTGTTCTTCATGGAGATTTCTGCTTTAGCAATATTCTTTATGATTTTAGAGCAGGAAAAATAAAAACTATAGACCCACGGGGCGTTACGCCTGAAGGCATTCCCACTATATATGGTGATATTCGTTACGATATCGCGAAACTTAGCCATTCTATTTTAGGAATGTACGATTGGGTCATGGCCGGATACTATGAATTAACCCAATCTCAATTATCCATTGACTTCCATATAGAAGAGAGCCAACAACATAAAGCAATTCAGCAACGCTTCATCGATTTGATAAAGCAAGAGTTCTCACTTCCTGCTGTCACGTTATTAGCGATGCAAGTCCAATTATTTTTATCAATGCTTCCTCTTCACAGTGATGATAAAAAACGTCAACGAGCATTGTTTGCAAATGCTATTCGTCTTTACTTTAAAATGAAAAGGCTGGAAAAGTGGTCATTATTCCTATGGCGGGTTTAAGCTCCCGATTTTTAGAAGCAGGCTATAAAAAGCCTAAGCTCATGTTAGAAGCAAAAGAGAAAACCTTATTTGAACATTCAGTTGGAAGTTTTTCTAACTATTTTAAAAGCACTCCTTTTTTATTTATAGTTCGTGACATCTATGAGTCTGCTGAGTTTGTAGAAAGTAAAGCCATAGAAATGGCAATAAGTAATTACACGATTGTCACCCTAAACCAAGAGACTCAAGGGCAGGCAGAAACAGTAACTCTTGGGTTAAAAGAGTGGCAACTTAAGAACGATATAGTAGATGACTGCCCAATAACTATTTTCAATATTGACACCTTTCGGCCGAACTTTGTTTTTCCTAAACTTGATTCTTTGGGCGATGGTTATTTAGAAGTCTTTCAGGGAAGCGGAGATAACTGGTCTTTTGTAAAAGCGCTAAACTCCAACAAAGTGATAGAGACAGCTGAAAAAAAACCAATATCTGATTTATGCTGTACTGGGCTGTATCATTTTAAATCATTTAGAACTTATCTTCGAGCATATACCGCGTATGCCAACTTGCCTAAAGAAGACTGGGATAAAGGTGAGATTTATGTGGCACCTCTCTACAACTTTTTGATAAGTGAGAATTTGGATATTCGCTACAATTTAATCGAACGCAATCAGGTTATATTTTGTGGCATACCTGACGAATACCTAGATTTCATAAAGGATTAATAAAAACAAAGCATACAACTCCTTATTCGCTAACTCAACGGTAGTTAAATGTAGAAGGTGCAGGTAATGTTCTCTTTATGTGCATTCGATACTTATAGCTTAAAGGGTGATGTATTTCACCCATCAACTGCTCCCAACGCAGAGGGTATCTAGACCGACCTAAGCGTAGCGTTCTTAAAATCAAATTAGAACTTTTTCTCTTCCACTTATCTTGAGGATGTTGAGCGGGGAAGTCATTTAAAGCTTCGAGATTTTCATCAAGCAAATTATTAACTTGTTCGTACCACTCTTGTGTAATCGGCGTTTGAGCTTTATAAATGAACGCTCCGTTGCCTATAAAGAAACGCCAATTTCTTCGATATTCTTCCTCTAAATTACTTCCAGGGGGGAACTTTAAATGCTGGGATGAGGGTTCTTGATAACCTATAGTCCATAAATCACTACTGCTATTCAATAAATTAAAGGCCGGCGACCAAGACTGGGGTGTCTCTTTTATATCACTATATCCACCACCGAAATGATGCATAAAATAGCAACGAAGATAATCAGATCTATGTGTTTCAGATAAAAACTCATAAGCTGGATGCAACGGCTCTTTTTTTGCAACAAATTCGGTTAGATTATCAGGAGTAACTAAGATTACATTTGCATTACTCACAGCTTTAAGCTGATTCAAGCAGTTTAATCTAGCCTCTGACATCAGATTGGTTCCTGTCCAAAAACAGAAAATTCTATGTTGAATAACCATCAAATTCTAGCTAGCCCTATTAGCGAGTACTCTTTCCCCAATAGTAACTTCAATAATAGTGCAGCGAAAGCGACATAGCTCAAGGGCTAAGATATAATGAGCGTATTAACAATGGTTAGTCTGCGGCATCGAATAGAAACCGCATATACACTTAGAATAGGAAAATCTTAACTATGGGCTATTGCTGGAATGATGATGGCGTGTATATCAGTAGAAAAGGCAAAGCTGAACTAGCTAGCTTTCATCCCGACAAGGTTAAACGTATCACCATTATTCGCCAAGCTGCACTGGGTGATATGATAGTGACCCGTCCTTTCATCATTGAAGCTCGAAAATTTTTCCCAAATGCTCATATAACACTAAGTATTACCACCGACTCTCAGCTAGGCGCACCAACAGATTTAGCCGATAGTGTGCATATTGTGCCAGGCAAGGACCAACGTAACGGCCCCCTTAAAGAGCGATTTAAGCAGCTCAATGCACTACCAGAGCAAGACATAGTATTTGACTTAGTTTGCACCAATCGTTCTAGCTACGTAACTGCACTAACTAAAGCTAAACTAAAAGTAAGCTACCCACATCGAGATCTACAAGCTCGTATGCTTTACGATGTATGCCTAAAGCGCAGTTCTTTCTCATGTGAAGCAGAAGTGATGCTGCAAATGCTGATGTTTTTTGGCCATCAACCTTCTATGCCGCTTGAGTTTAACTTACCCGACAACCGACAACTGCGTGATTCTAGCACTCCCTACGTTAGCTTTTTTACCGGCTCAGCAGCTCCTAGTAAATGCTATCCGATTGAGCAGTATAAGCAGCTTATCGAGCAGCTCGCTAAAGCAAACCCTCAGCTAGATTTTGTGTTGCTCGAAGGAACCAAGCCTGAAGAGACTCAGCAAGGCTGGGAACCTTTAATAGAGAACTATTCAAACATAAGGGTACAGCCCTTAATAAAAATTGAAGAGGTTACCAACCATCTAGCCAAAGCCTCTTTGGTTATTTCAAATGACACAGGGATACGTAATGTCGCTATCGCTACTCATACTCCTACTCTTGGAATATTCTTAGGAACGGTTCCTTATCGTTACTTACCAAGCTACGAAACCCATTACATTGTTTATAATCCCGATAAGAGCATTGCTTCGGTAGAAAAAGTATATGCCAAAGCTAAGCAAGCAATAGAAGAATTAGCTTTGTAAATACCCACTAGGACTATTATGAGCAACTACCTAAACTTGAAAAAGAAACAATTTCGACGCTGGCTTTATGAAAAGCGAGTGCGTAAGCAAGCCGGGTCGATAAAAGGCAGTATTTGGTGCAACAAGAAAGTAAAAGTTACTAGCAATACCCACTTAGGTGACAATGTTAACTTTGACGGAGCCCACCTGTCTGGTGAAGGAAAAATAACTATAGGTGATAATTTTCACTCTGCCATTGGTTTAGAGATCACCTCCTCTTGGCATAATTACCAGGGAAAGGAGTTACCTTTCGACGCTAGCTGGATCCACAAAGAAGTAGTGATAGGTAATAATGTGTGGATTGGTGAAAACGTACTTATTTTAGGTGGGGCGAACATCGGCGATGGTGCAGTCATTCAAGCTCGCAGTGTAGTAACAGGCAACATCCCAGCCTTAGCAATTGCTGGTGGGCATCCCGCTAAAGTATTTAGCTATAGAGACAAAGAACACTATGAGCAACTAAACCAACAAAATGCTTGGCATAGTTACTCATGGAATAAGTACATGACCTAAGGGCATAAAATGACACCCGTTAATTTTGTTTTTTTTACCGTTGGCGACCGCTACAAAT
This genomic interval carries:
- a CDS encoding glycosyltransferase family 9 protein yields the protein MGYCWNDDGVYISRKGKAELASFHPDKVKRITIIRQAALGDMIVTRPFIIEARKFFPNAHITLSITTDSQLGAPTDLADSVHIVPGKDQRNGPLKERFKQLNALPEQDIVFDLVCTNRSSYVTALTKAKLKVSYPHRDLQARMLYDVCLKRSSFSCEAEVMLQMLMFFGHQPSMPLEFNLPDNRQLRDSSTPYVSFFTGSAAPSKCYPIEQYKQLIEQLAKANPQLDFVLLEGTKPEETQQGWEPLIENYSNIRVQPLIKIEEVTNHLAKASLVISNDTGIRNVAIATHTPTLGIFLGTVPYRYLPSYETHYIVYNPDKSIASVEKVYAKAKQAIEELAL
- a CDS encoding acyltransferase, with the protein product MSNYLNLKKKQFRRWLYEKRVRKQAGSIKGSIWCNKKVKVTSNTHLGDNVNFDGAHLSGEGKITIGDNFHSAIGLEITSSWHNYQGKELPFDASWIHKEVVIGNNVWIGENVLILGGANIGDGAVIQARSVVTGNIPALAIAGGHPAKVFSYRDKEHYEQLNQQNAWHSYSWNKYMT
- a CDS encoding aminoglycoside phosphotransferase family protein, with amino-acid sequence MPDTDNKWLLENQVKIIRTPEGISLGASLVAALNLSEHNLDSPLHILFGDTLFTELPIGEDLVCVSDVQENYNWAVVTDDELHRLKDSDHKIENNAHNVVNGYFKFNKPRQLIRSITQSNWKFLEGLNKYHCQIGLTTIYSNKWLDFGHVNSYYRSKANFTTQRAFNQLTITSNWVEKSSSNTKKISAEANWFEKLPLTLRSFIPQYLGTHKTNQNASYRLEYLHLTALNELYVFSELSLNTWEQILDGCMQFLKACQSEEAPNTSPANPLSELLENKTRDRLNEYCHDQKILLSDEWVYNKEKPIALADILHESSKHLPKSLPNSQQTVLHGDFCFSNILYDFRAGKIKTIDPRGVTPEGIPTIYGDIRYDIAKLSHSILGMYDWVMAGYYELTQSQLSIDFHIEESQQHKAIQQRFIDLIKQEFSLPAVTLLAMQVQLFLSMLPLHSDDKKRQRALFANAIRLYFKMKRLEKWSLFLWRV
- a CDS encoding glycosyltransferase family 2 protein — translated: MVIIPMAGLSSRFLEAGYKKPKLMLEAKEKTLFEHSVGSFSNYFKSTPFLFIVRDIYESAEFVESKAIEMAISNYTIVTLNQETQGQAETVTLGLKEWQLKNDIVDDCPITIFNIDTFRPNFVFPKLDSLGDGYLEVFQGSGDNWSFVKALNSNKVIETAEKKPISDLCCTGLYHFKSFRTYLRAYTAYANLPKEDWDKGEIYVAPLYNFLISENLDIRYNLIERNQVIFCGIPDEYLDFIKD